In the genome of Nitrospira sp. MA-1, one region contains:
- a CDS encoding thiamine pyrophosphate-dependent enzyme gives MSKERIKIAEELFDIMPAEYQDLVKRATYGNEQRGWKDIGNAKELIEEHSLCAGCPESMAFRYILASLPNPEDTVMVGSTGCTSLVFPHVAVHNIHSLFGNQNAVASGLKRALTVRFPDRHKDVVVLAGDGATVDIGLDMTLQAWFRQEKFTTICFDNELYANTGGQESGLMQKGFVAKMAPVGKTFEKVRLPEIARESGCHYVVNCTVSKPNLIEKVIKNAVHIAREIGPTYLQLYTPCILEIGKNSMEGLQEMRDSEKPTERFAYKEYVSEPAKELLAELAAKEKERKAEAKRQLASQTVTV, from the coding sequence ATGAGTAAAGAAAGAATAAAAATCGCAGAGGAGTTATTCGATATCATGCCCGCTGAGTATCAGGATTTAGTTAAGCGGGCGACGTATGGGAATGAGCAACGGGGATGGAAGGATATCGGTAATGCAAAAGAGCTCATTGAAGAGCATTCCCTTTGCGCTGGATGTCCAGAGTCCATGGCATTTCGCTATATCCTTGCCTCTTTGCCGAATCCAGAGGATACAGTGATGGTGGGTTCGACGGGATGTACCAGCTTGGTATTCCCACATGTGGCGGTCCACAATATCCATTCATTGTTCGGCAATCAAAATGCCGTTGCATCTGGGTTGAAACGGGCGTTGACGGTTCGGTTTCCTGATCGCCACAAAGACGTAGTAGTGCTGGCAGGAGACGGGGCTACGGTGGATATTGGTTTAGACATGACCTTGCAGGCCTGGTTCCGTCAGGAGAAATTTACTACCATTTGTTTTGATAACGAGTTGTATGCCAATACCGGTGGTCAAGAGAGTGGGCTTATGCAAAAGGGTTTTGTTGCCAAGATGGCCCCTGTAGGTAAGACTTTTGAAAAAGTTCGTCTTCCCGAAATTGCCAGGGAATCCGGTTGCCATTATGTGGTGAATTGTACGGTCAGCAAACCAAATCTCATTGAAAAAGTAATTAAAAATGCTGTGCATATTGCGCGTGAAATTGGGCCAACTTACCTCCAGTTGTATACGCCATGTATCTTGGAAATTGGGAAAAACAGTATGGAAGGTTTGCAGGAAATGCGTGATTCCGAAAAGCCAACAGAACGGTTTGCATATAAAGAATATGTTAGTGAACCGGCAAAGGAATTATTGGCCGAATTGGCAGCGAAGGAAAAGGAACGAAAGGCTGAAGCGAAAAGGCAGCTTGCTTCCCAAACAGTAACAGTGTAA
- a CDS encoding transketolase C-terminal domain-containing protein: MAAQASFIGQKNKKEQVYTDPWHMMNEAARTPSFFTGSEVIKEAVRRASCDIMVAYPITPQSEAAALCGELFAEGYIGDYFRGESEFAVMSQCAGAAFGGARVFTTTAGPGTMRAMENFPMWAGARLPIQMIVTCRGINSPLSIQPDTLEISYLMQTGMLVWHAETAQDFYDWILKGYMVSEEPDVHLPLALCCDGFFVTHTKDMVDLTPVDMCLPPYDPYRSPVPCMDMECPPVRMMRDPFVMKSNYISYATHASWQQEVWAAVERSRKHTIRWMDGLIDTENTDADIIVVASGTAVSQSREAIAILEEEGIKVGLVKVKTLRPWPGEEIREATKHANHIIVPEFNVTGWLAREVSATIPNNNRVHAGPHVCGGMTMPPEIIAAEIKTVLGVKAPSLAGRGG, translated from the coding sequence ATGGCCGCTCAAGCTTCTTTTATAGGACAAAAAAACAAAAAAGAGCAGGTGTATACCGATCCCTGGCACATGATGAATGAGGCGGCAAGGACGCCATCGTTCTTTACCGGGAGCGAAGTCATTAAAGAGGCCGTACGTCGAGCCTCCTGTGACATAATGGTCGCGTATCCCATTACACCTCAAAGTGAAGCTGCTGCTTTGTGCGGGGAACTCTTTGCCGAAGGTTATATTGGTGATTACTTCCGAGGGGAGAGTGAATTTGCCGTCATGTCCCAATGTGCGGGAGCAGCTTTTGGTGGTGCCAGAGTATTTACCACCACCGCTGGACCAGGCACGATGCGGGCTATGGAAAATTTCCCCATGTGGGCTGGAGCGCGATTGCCTATTCAAATGATTGTAACCTGTCGTGGCATCAACTCTCCGCTCTCGATCCAGCCGGATACTTTGGAAATTTCTTATCTGATGCAGACGGGTATGCTGGTGTGGCATGCAGAAACTGCACAAGATTTTTATGATTGGATACTCAAGGGGTACATGGTATCGGAAGAACCTGATGTCCATTTGCCACTGGCCTTATGCTGCGATGGATTTTTTGTGACCCATACGAAGGATATGGTTGATCTGACCCCCGTGGATATGTGCCTGCCACCGTACGATCCTTATCGGTCACCTGTTCCATGTATGGACATGGAATGCCCTCCTGTTCGCATGATGAGAGATCCATTTGTGATGAAAAGCAATTATATCAGTTACGCCACCCATGCGAGTTGGCAGCAAGAGGTTTGGGCGGCTGTTGAGCGGTCCAGGAAGCATACTATCCGTTGGATGGATGGACTGATTGATACCGAAAATACTGATGCGGATATCATTGTCGTGGCCTCGGGAACGGCAGTCTCGCAAAGCCGGGAAGCCATTGCGATATTGGAAGAGGAAGGGATTAAGGTTGGTTTGGTGAAGGTCAAAACTCTACGCCCATGGCCAGGAGAGGAGATCAGGGAGGCTACAAAACATGCGAACCACATTATTGTTCCTGAATTTAATGTCACTGGATGGTTGGCCCGTGAAGTGAGTGCAACCATTCCAAATAATAATCGGGTTCATGCGGGTCCCCATGTATGCGGTGGGATGACGATGCCGCCTGAAATAATCGCTGCTGAAATCAAAACGGTGTTAGGCGTTAAGGCACCTTCCTTGGCTGGGCGTGGGGGTTGA
- a CDS encoding 3',5'-cyclic-nucleotide phosphodiesterase, producing MNIRVLGAHGSDLLLNGPTSQHICRSVGFLVNEELMVDAGTLASGLTLEEQKRITHILLSHLHLDHVKGIPPLVDNMSGRVDHQIVIASLPSVLVGLQKHVFNDLVFPNFFHLPESQYSMVRGEELEPKREWRLPGRIRVTPIPVNHTVETSGFIIQDDEVAWIYSGDTYVTENLWQEAARIPNLKGVFIEVSFPDSMKALASRSKHLTPTLLAHEYRKIGKPDLPLYVYHMKPTVRDQIIDEISHLDIPHVTILEEGQEVKF from the coding sequence GTGAATATTCGGGTATTGGGAGCCCATGGGTCTGATCTGCTCTTGAATGGACCGACCAGTCAGCATATTTGTCGGAGCGTAGGGTTCTTGGTTAATGAAGAACTGATGGTAGATGCTGGAACATTAGCATCAGGACTCACTTTAGAGGAGCAAAAGCGGATCACACATATTCTCCTTTCCCACTTGCATTTAGATCACGTAAAAGGCATTCCCCCACTTGTCGATAACATGTCAGGACGGGTGGATCATCAAATCGTGATAGCAAGTTTACCCTCGGTTTTAGTTGGACTCCAGAAGCATGTCTTTAACGATTTAGTATTTCCGAATTTCTTCCATCTTCCAGAATCTCAATATTCCATGGTACGTGGCGAGGAGTTAGAGCCCAAACGGGAATGGCGTTTGCCTGGAAGAATTAGAGTAACCCCCATTCCCGTTAACCATACCGTCGAAACCTCGGGGTTTATTATTCAGGATGACGAGGTGGCCTGGATTTATAGTGGAGATACCTATGTGACGGAAAACCTTTGGCAAGAGGCGGCCCGAATACCAAATTTAAAAGGCGTCTTTATTGAGGTATCCTTTCCCGATTCAATGAAAGCTTTGGCCTCTCGAAGTAAACATCTCACGCCAACTCTTTTAGCCCACGAATATCGAAAAATCGGAAAACCTGATCTGCCCTTATACGTCTACCATATGAAGCCTACCGTACGAGACCAAATCATTGATGAAATAAGCCATCTGGACATCCCTCACGTCACCATATTGGAAGAAGGCCAGGAAGTGAAATTTTAG
- a CDS encoding GAF domain-containing sensor histidine kinase, whose protein sequence is MGETVVELECKSSSFQMSVTDRRKEPRRIEDRRLIQRNRELEAARRMTEVLFQNLHTDELVEKTLTTALEVVGAESGSILLASQDSEELVFRHSIGASPVETGTAIPWDKGIAGAVFHSGKPIVIPDVKRDHRHYEAIDVLTEHVTRDMIALPLKRWEGKPIGVLEVLNKRESLLDEEDVAILTIVSALAANSIEQSRLYREAKLAVIVRMLGDVSHDIKNMLMPVLSGAQLLEEELDEQFPHWIDGKMKGAETSYANCQELTRMIVNNARRIQRRVREIADAVKGVTSPPHFAPCQISAVVRAVFATLKTYAAEQAVLLETDGLDTLPVIEADEHRLFTAFYNLISNAIPEIPGGGVISVFGEKDNPGEGILITVSDNGRGMCPEVRDRLFHPEAITTKQEGTGLGTKIVKDVVDAHGGRIDVESELGVGTTFYLYLPVHPPAPRL, encoded by the coding sequence ATGGGAGAAACAGTTGTGGAATTGGAATGCAAATCCTCCTCATTTCAGATGTCTGTTACGGACCGGCGTAAAGAGCCTCGCCGGATAGAAGACCGACGATTGATACAGCGAAACCGGGAGTTGGAAGCGGCCCGCCGCATGACGGAAGTGCTTTTTCAGAATCTTCACACTGATGAGCTGGTTGAAAAAACACTCACCACTGCGCTGGAGGTTGTTGGAGCGGAGAGCGGATCCATTCTTCTCGCCAGTCAGGATTCGGAGGAGCTCGTGTTCCGGCATTCCATTGGAGCCAGCCCGGTAGAAACCGGAACGGCGATTCCATGGGACAAGGGGATTGCCGGGGCCGTGTTTCATTCAGGAAAGCCGATCGTGATCCCGGACGTCAAACGGGATCACCGCCATTATGAAGCCATCGATGTGTTAACCGAACACGTAACACGGGATATGATCGCTCTGCCCTTAAAACGGTGGGAAGGAAAGCCTATCGGTGTGTTGGAAGTCCTGAATAAACGCGAATCGCTTCTGGATGAAGAAGACGTGGCCATCCTGACAATTGTGTCCGCCCTTGCCGCTAACTCGATTGAGCAATCCCGTCTTTATCGAGAAGCGAAGCTCGCCGTCATCGTGCGAATGTTGGGTGATGTCAGTCATGACATTAAGAATATGTTGATGCCGGTGTTATCAGGGGCCCAATTATTGGAGGAGGAATTGGATGAGCAATTCCCGCATTGGATCGACGGGAAGATGAAAGGGGCTGAGACGAGTTATGCCAACTGTCAGGAACTCACCAGGATGATTGTGAACAATGCCAGGCGGATACAACGGCGCGTGCGGGAAATTGCCGATGCGGTCAAAGGTGTCACGAGTCCTCCTCATTTTGCCCCCTGCCAGATATCGGCTGTGGTGAGGGCCGTGTTCGCAACTCTTAAAACCTATGCGGCGGAGCAGGCGGTCCTTCTTGAAACCGACGGTCTGGACACACTCCCTGTCATTGAAGCGGATGAACACCGTCTTTTTACTGCGTTTTACAATCTCATCAGCAATGCCATTCCGGAGATTCCCGGAGGAGGTGTGATATCGGTTTTTGGAGAGAAGGACAATCCGGGAGAAGGGATTCTCATCACTGTTTCTGACAATGGTCGGGGCATGTGTCCCGAAGTGCGGGATCGCCTTTTTCACCCCGAGGCCATCACCACCAAGCAGGAAGGGACGGGGCTGGGGACCAAAATTGTCAAAGATGTGGTGGATGCACATGGAGGACGCATTGATGTCGAAAGTGAGCTGGGTGTGGGCACAACGTTTTATCTGTATCTTCCTGTGCACCCTCCAGCACCGAGATTGTGA
- a CDS encoding pyruvate ferredoxin oxidoreductase produces the protein MYNVALVTEEKCVAKKGCRLCIMYCPEANCLDLNSDKMIAEVHIDRCKGCELCKVVCDAAKHEAIEMVAVNSDGTLMEKAGEAAELGQAYQG, from the coding sequence ATGTATAATGTTGCCTTAGTGACGGAAGAAAAGTGTGTGGCGAAAAAAGGCTGTCGGCTCTGCATCATGTATTGCCCGGAAGCTAATTGTTTGGATCTCAATTCAGACAAAATGATAGCCGAAGTGCATATTGACAGGTGCAAGGGTTGTGAGCTGTGTAAAGTCGTGTGTGACGCCGCTAAACATGAAGCCATTGAGATGGTCGCTGTAAATTCAGATGGAACCTTAATGGAAAAGGCTGGAGAAGCCGCGGAGTTGGGTCAAGCCTATCAGGGGTAA
- a CDS encoding carbon monoxide dehydrogenase beta subunit family protein, translating into MTTSYRVMPGPEHFLPPSAASMGIRLPDPGQGHIHGSIVSEEEALEEAARQFLSAKVPTIFPGPLVLWAWNDKAAKKAKAIRHLYETIKECVDSSCQQAMLIPMPDYRPKYPKINPEIEINPNHPNLTIWHNKIDACMFVGVHCHQANLSLKIIRGGTNCYTIAMCAQAGHEDAMLSVRDATADKIIRLADWVKKLKGSVPPPVKH; encoded by the coding sequence ATGACAACTTCTTATAGGGTTATGCCAGGACCCGAACATTTTTTGCCACCGTCGGCGGCTTCTATGGGGATTCGACTCCCCGACCCAGGTCAGGGACATATTCATGGTAGCATAGTTTCTGAAGAAGAAGCCTTGGAGGAAGCAGCCAGACAGTTTCTTTCGGCCAAAGTTCCTACAATTTTCCCTGGACCATTGGTCCTATGGGCTTGGAATGACAAGGCTGCCAAGAAAGCCAAAGCAATTCGCCATTTGTATGAAACCATTAAGGAATGTGTGGATTCTTCCTGTCAGCAGGCTATGCTTATTCCCATGCCGGATTATAGACCGAAGTATCCTAAAATTAATCCTGAAATTGAAATTAACCCGAACCATCCAAATTTGACCATCTGGCATAATAAAATTGATGCCTGTATGTTTGTGGGCGTCCATTGCCATCAGGCCAATCTTTCTCTCAAGATCATTCGTGGTGGCACGAACTGTTATACTATTGCTATGTGTGCGCAAGCAGGCCATGAAGATGCCATGTTGTCCGTTCGTGACGCGACAGCTGATAAAATAATTAGATTGGCAGATTGGGTAAAGAAGTTGAAGGGGTCGGTTCCTCCTCCTGTGAAGCATTAG
- a CDS encoding HAMP domain-containing sensor histidine kinase: MNPSTQLDRKERELEAARRISQALFQHLSVEDVVEQGLKIALEVVNCRAGSVLLANSETKELVFYHSIGDQPLKPGTAFPWTQGIAGSVFVTGDPVVIKDVKEDQRHLEKIDQLSGFHTRDLIAIPLNRWEGHPIGVLEVMNKREDRLNQDDVAILMIIGAFTALAIEQARLFQEAKLAEVARILGDIGHDVKNMLMPVMCGTSLLRDEMNDVFADLPAFDPDKGRASYELCLEVIGMVANNAKRIQDRVKEIADCVKGLTSPPRFAPCKLHHVVASVFDTLKLAAQEKGISLAHEGILELPVMQADESRLFNAFYNLVNNAISEVPKGGSITITGQMEAMGKTVHVSVIDTGRGMPAEIRDTLFTARAISRKQGGTGLGTKIVKDVIEAHSGVIGVESEVNRGTIFHIHLPMEVPATFFSDHVSS; this comes from the coding sequence GTGAATCCCTCGACCCAACTGGATCGAAAGGAGCGGGAACTGGAAGCCGCCCGGAGAATTAGCCAAGCACTTTTTCAGCATCTCAGCGTGGAAGATGTGGTGGAGCAGGGATTAAAGATAGCCTTGGAGGTGGTGAACTGCCGGGCCGGTTCCGTGTTGTTGGCCAATTCGGAAACGAAAGAATTGGTGTTTTATCATTCAATTGGTGACCAGCCACTCAAGCCCGGAACCGCATTTCCATGGACGCAAGGCATTGCGGGATCGGTTTTTGTCACGGGAGACCCTGTGGTGATTAAGGATGTGAAGGAGGACCAGCGTCACCTTGAGAAAATCGATCAACTGAGCGGATTCCATACCAGGGACCTGATTGCCATTCCTCTGAACCGATGGGAAGGACATCCGATAGGCGTCCTGGAGGTGATGAACAAGCGGGAGGACAGATTAAATCAGGACGACGTGGCCATCTTAATGATCATAGGGGCTTTCACGGCCCTGGCCATCGAGCAGGCGCGATTATTTCAGGAAGCCAAATTAGCCGAAGTGGCCAGAATCCTGGGGGACATTGGGCATGACGTAAAAAATATGCTGATGCCGGTCATGTGTGGGACATCACTTTTGAGAGATGAGATGAATGACGTCTTCGCCGATCTTCCAGCGTTTGATCCTGACAAAGGCCGGGCGAGTTATGAATTATGTCTGGAAGTCATTGGGATGGTGGCCAATAATGCCAAACGGATTCAAGACCGGGTAAAGGAAATTGCCGATTGCGTGAAGGGTTTGACGAGCCCTCCACGCTTTGCCCCTTGTAAACTTCACCATGTGGTTGCTTCGGTGTTTGATACCTTGAAGCTGGCCGCTCAAGAAAAAGGGATTTCTCTGGCTCATGAAGGAATTTTGGAATTGCCGGTGATGCAAGCCGATGAATCCCGGCTGTTTAATGCCTTTTATAACCTTGTCAACAACGCCATCTCCGAAGTTCCCAAAGGCGGGTCTATCACGATTACGGGACAAATGGAGGCTATGGGAAAAACGGTTCACGTGTCCGTGATTGATACCGGGCGTGGTATGCCAGCCGAAATTCGAGATACCTTATTCACGGCCAGGGCGATAAGCCGGAAACAGGGTGGAACCGGGTTGGGAACAAAAATTGTCAAGGATGTTATCGAAGCCCATTCGGGAGTCATCGGTGTCGAGAGTGAAGTGAATAGAGGCACCATTTTTCACATTCATTTGCCCATGGAAGTGCCGGCCACGTTTTTTTCGGATCACGTGTCTTCTTGA
- a CDS encoding 2-oxoacid:acceptor oxidoreductase family protein, producing MIIRRINIRMSGLGGQGAVTAAHVMAMAASKDGKFAISNPFFGAEKRMAPAESYCRIGLRKIYDRGELVFPDVIQVFHPQVITMGKSYTMPFYSGIKEGGLVIINTDMPLLSDEDVKRLKDLNVSVFNIPGTNIALEVAGTELATNMTMIGSVAGITKCVSMNGLDLALQERFGKKFVASGGTATLDEAIKKKFAKKEMLLKKNLDTVARSYEIAAEWAEKNKVELMVGEAAAA from the coding sequence ATGATTATACGTCGAATCAATATCCGAATGTCAGGCCTGGGAGGGCAGGGTGCCGTGACAGCTGCCCATGTCATGGCCATGGCTGCATCTAAGGATGGTAAGTTTGCTATATCAAACCCATTCTTTGGAGCAGAAAAACGCATGGCGCCAGCCGAGAGTTATTGTCGAATAGGGTTGAGAAAGATTTACGACCGTGGCGAACTCGTGTTTCCTGATGTGATTCAAGTATTTCATCCTCAAGTCATTACGATGGGGAAGAGTTATACGATGCCATTTTATTCAGGGATCAAAGAGGGTGGGCTTGTGATCATTAATACCGACATGCCCCTTTTGTCTGACGAAGATGTGAAGCGACTCAAAGATCTCAATGTGTCGGTCTTTAACATACCAGGGACGAATATTGCCCTGGAAGTTGCAGGGACTGAATTGGCGACAAACATGACCATGATTGGTTCGGTAGCAGGAATTACGAAGTGTGTATCCATGAATGGCTTGGATTTGGCCTTACAAGAACGGTTTGGTAAAAAGTTTGTGGCATCTGGCGGTACGGCAACGCTGGACGAAGCCATTAAGAAGAAGTTTGCGAAGAAAGAAATGTTGTTAAAAAAGAATCTCGATACGGTGGCTAGATCTTATGAAATCGCTGCGGAATGGGCGGAGAAAAATAAGGTTGAATTAATGGTTGGAGAAGCCGCTGCTGCGTAA
- a CDS encoding FecR domain-containing protein yields MTRNEVSVCSTWLLCISFLAVGLTTSVTSAAECHPIVATVVSVQGRVEVRRVHVEKWKPVSLHDILCAGDRIRVGDGGRADIALANQAVLRLDQNTTITLGGIQKEQTVLVVPVDSATDVFTRAIRAIEINTPFVSAGAGETEGIIRIRDTQTESPSLMGRVWSPRDDRTFSLAGWKSVVSAKVKALA; encoded by the coding sequence ATGACCAGGAACGAAGTTTCTGTCTGTTCCACTTGGCTTCTGTGCATCAGCTTCTTGGCTGTCGGGCTTACCACGTCGGTCACCTCGGCTGCGGAATGCCATCCGATTGTGGCGACGGTCGTGTCCGTTCAGGGCAGAGTGGAGGTCCGCCGCGTGCATGTCGAGAAATGGAAGCCGGTGAGTCTCCACGATATTCTCTGTGCCGGGGATCGCATTCGGGTAGGTGACGGAGGCCGGGCGGATATCGCCCTTGCCAATCAAGCGGTACTCCGGTTGGATCAAAACACCACCATCACGCTGGGAGGAATTCAAAAGGAACAGACCGTTCTGGTCGTCCCCGTCGACAGTGCGACCGATGTTTTCACCCGTGCCATTCGCGCGATAGAGATAAACACCCCATTTGTCAGTGCAGGTGCGGGGGAAACGGAAGGAATAATTCGGATCAGAGACACTCAAACGGAATCACCATCCTTGATGGGAAGGGTGTGGTCGCCTAGGGATGACCGAACGTTTTCTCTCGCCGGGTGGAAATCGGTCGTTTCAGCAAAGGTAAAAGCGCTGGCGTAA
- a CDS encoding adenylate/guanylate cyclase domain-containing protein, whose product MAKLIKAVLFGLLIGIVGVVFSVVPLSRSFEEDVELGLLFQLRGVRPPPTEVVVIRIDQDSSEHLNVPDNPDKWPRSLHARLTDGLLKAGAKVIVFDVNFLEARSPEEDVIFQKAIQRAGNVVLADAVHLKKVPMGVMAEAGADPDSIVKISKPFALFKEAAAGTGPFMLPRIPFRANQYWTFQKGRGDTPTFPILALQLFSSSVYEKFIDLLDQVHPNLTGRLPSDFESIRTSKGLVELVRNIRKVFEGNPRLAEDMFKALGPVGSYRADVKNFQQLNALIKVYGNAQGRYLNFYGPPRTIPTISYYQILGSESDATMGARNDLKDKAVFVGLSEMFLVEGKNSLYTVFSQPNGVVIGGVEIAATVFANMLEDSFVQPLSLGAKISLLVSWGLLVGMICRMVPTIMAAGAVLVLCFLYLGGTVYAFKTAFTWLPFLIPLLVQGPLAFGSAVLWNYYETDRERKNIRKVFGDYLPNNVVDALSCDIGNLKGGPQVVYGTCLFIDTVNYKTLLENLNPQKMNDMLGKYFEALFMPVRHHGGLIVDLKEDSILAIWKAPQDTLSLRKQACFAALDIAKSVARFNREVASYGLRTGIGLHCGQFAVGRVGAVDQSRPAGDVLNTASRVEGFNKYLGTTIAVTGDVVHGLEAAFLMRELGQFKLNRKEPSFVIYELISRFEESDPNRMRASGIFAKGLGAFRIQDWDIARELFSQCVDLVDGDGPSEFYLQLCEQFIKHPPQEPWDKVVTLVKK is encoded by the coding sequence GTGGCCAAACTCATTAAGGCCGTTTTGTTTGGTCTGCTCATTGGTATCGTGGGAGTTGTTTTCAGTGTTGTCCCTCTCTCTCGTAGTTTTGAAGAAGATGTTGAATTAGGTCTCTTGTTCCAATTGCGAGGCGTCAGGCCGCCACCGACTGAGGTGGTGGTCATTCGTATTGATCAGGATTCTTCAGAGCATCTCAACGTCCCTGATAATCCTGATAAATGGCCTCGCTCTCTTCATGCTCGGCTAACGGACGGGCTGTTAAAAGCCGGAGCCAAAGTCATTGTCTTCGACGTCAATTTTCTGGAAGCCCGATCTCCGGAGGAGGATGTAATTTTCCAAAAAGCTATTCAGCGAGCCGGTAATGTGGTGCTGGCAGATGCGGTACATTTGAAAAAAGTTCCCATGGGTGTGATGGCAGAAGCCGGGGCTGACCCGGATAGCATCGTGAAAATCTCGAAGCCATTTGCGCTCTTTAAGGAAGCGGCCGCCGGAACCGGGCCATTTATGCTTCCAAGAATCCCCTTTAGGGCGAACCAGTATTGGACGTTTCAAAAAGGAAGGGGCGATACGCCAACTTTTCCAATCCTGGCACTCCAATTGTTTTCTTCATCGGTCTATGAAAAGTTTATTGATCTTCTTGATCAGGTGCATCCCAATTTAACCGGCCGACTTCCAAGTGATTTTGAGTCAATACGAACCAGCAAAGGCCTGGTGGAGTTAGTACGGAATATCAGAAAAGTCTTTGAGGGCAATCCACGTTTGGCAGAAGACATGTTCAAAGCCCTCGGGCCTGTGGGATCCTATCGAGCTGATGTAAAGAACTTCCAGCAACTCAACGCACTTATCAAGGTTTACGGAAACGCTCAGGGTCGGTATCTCAATTTCTATGGACCCCCTCGGACGATCCCAACCATTTCCTATTATCAGATCCTGGGATCCGAGTCGGATGCCACCATGGGTGCTCGAAATGATCTGAAAGACAAAGCCGTCTTTGTGGGACTTTCCGAAATGTTCCTTGTGGAAGGAAAAAATAGTTTGTATACGGTGTTTTCCCAGCCTAATGGCGTCGTCATTGGAGGCGTTGAAATTGCGGCCACGGTTTTTGCCAATATGCTGGAGGACTCTTTCGTCCAACCCCTGAGTCTGGGTGCCAAAATATCGCTTCTCGTGAGTTGGGGGCTACTTGTTGGGATGATTTGCCGAATGGTCCCGACGATAATGGCGGCAGGAGCGGTCCTTGTCTTATGTTTCCTGTACCTGGGAGGAACCGTTTATGCATTTAAAACCGCCTTCACGTGGTTACCCTTCCTGATTCCCTTGTTAGTGCAGGGTCCGCTGGCTTTCGGGAGTGCGGTCTTGTGGAACTATTACGAGACCGATAGGGAGCGAAAGAATATTCGGAAGGTTTTTGGCGACTATCTGCCCAATAATGTGGTGGATGCGCTGTCCTGCGACATCGGTAATCTCAAGGGCGGCCCTCAAGTCGTCTATGGAACCTGTCTGTTTATCGATACCGTCAATTATAAGACATTATTGGAAAATCTGAATCCTCAGAAAATGAACGATATGCTTGGGAAATACTTTGAAGCGCTCTTTATGCCCGTCCGCCACCATGGTGGGCTCATCGTCGATCTGAAGGAAGATTCGATCCTGGCGATCTGGAAAGCGCCACAGGATACGCTGAGCTTGAGGAAACAAGCGTGTTTCGCGGCATTGGATATTGCAAAATCTGTTGCTCGGTTTAACCGGGAAGTGGCATCGTATGGTCTTCGCACCGGGATCGGATTGCATTGCGGGCAGTTTGCCGTCGGAAGGGTGGGGGCGGTCGATCAGTCCCGTCCCGCTGGAGATGTGCTCAATACTGCCTCCCGGGTGGAAGGGTTTAATAAGTATCTTGGAACGACAATAGCCGTGACGGGCGATGTCGTCCATGGACTTGAAGCAGCCTTTCTCATGAGAGAGCTTGGACAATTTAAACTCAACAGAAAGGAGCCGTCGTTTGTCATCTACGAACTCATCAGTCGCTTCGAGGAGTCTGACCCAAATCGAATGAGAGCGAGTGGGATCTTTGCTAAGGGCCTTGGTGCATTTAGAATACAAGATTGGGATATAGCCCGAGAATTGTTCTCTCAGTGTGTTGACCTTGTTGATGGAGATGGACCTTCGGAGTTTTATCTCCAACTCTGTGAACAGTTCATCAAACATCCACCGCAGGAACCATGGGATAAAGTGGTGACACTAGTGAAAAAATAG